The following proteins come from a genomic window of Hoplias malabaricus isolate fHopMal1 chromosome 15, fHopMal1.hap1, whole genome shotgun sequence:
- the trpc6a gene encoding short transient receptor potential channel 6a, whose protein sequence is MNQRKPILEDNYQSNYHPVEKRNKSKDNLLMNAEFGEDYYGSYGHCHGDCGHQARQTAAKSRRQAVRGAAYMFNAHPNSLTPVEERFLDAAEYGNIPVVRRMLEEIPGLDVNCVDYMGQNALQLAVANEHLEVTELLLKRDNLSRIGDALLLAISKGYIRIVEAILGHKAFADSRRLTASPRQAAMHDDFFAYDEDGSRFSHDITPIILASHCHEYEIVHILLGKGARIEQPHDYFCTCDACNYHQKYDSFSHSRSRINAYRGLASPAYLSLSNEDPVLAALELSNELACLANIEKEFKNDYRKLSIQCKDFVVGLLDLCRNTEEVEAILNGEEDDSCEPPSRPSLTRLNLAIKYELKKFVAHPNCQQQLLSIWYENLPGLRQQTTAVKLLVVLGVAVGLPILAMVYWFAPCSKLGKIMRGPFLKFVAHAASFTIFLGLLVLNASDRFDGTKLLPNMTIHDYPTQLFRMKTTPFTWMEMLIIFWVIGMIWAECKEIWSQGPREYLLEPWNMLDFGMLAIFVASFVTRIMAFWHAYVAQIYVDEHFTDITNVTLPLEVQYFHLARINWLPSDPQLVSEGLYAIAVVLSFSRIAYILPANESFGPLQISLGRTVKDIFKFMVIFILVFLAFMIGMFNLYSYYLGAKQNDAFTTIEESFKTLFWAIFGLSEVKSVVVNNGHKFIENTGYVLYGVYNVTMVIVLLNMLIAMINSSFQEIEDDADVEWKFARARLWFSYFEEGRTLPVPFNLVPSPKSVLGLGLCLKALLLKIIQKHNNITKGEAELNELGENKANGEASRRYKKIMKRLIKRYIIKAQMDKESDEVNEGELKEIKQDISSLRYELLEEKSYDMENMAELIRKLEANLSVWTYKE, encoded by the exons ATGAATCAAAGGAAACCTATTTTGGAGGATAATTATCAGTCAAATTACCACCCGGTGGAAAAGAGGAATAAGAGTAAAGACAACCTTCTGATGAATGCTGAATTTGGTGAGGACTATTATGGCAGTTATGGACATTGCCATGG TGACTGTGGTCATCAGGCTCGGCAGACTGCGGCAAAAAGCAGGAGGCAAGCTGTGAGGGGGGCAGCGTACATGTTTAATGCCCACCCCAACAGCCTCACCCCAGTGGAGGAGCGTTTCCTTGATGCTGCAGAGTATGGAAATATTCCTGTAGTGCGCAGAATGCTGGAGGAAATTCCTGGGTTAGATGTTAACTGTGTGGACTACATGGGCCAGAATGCATTGCAGCTGGCAGTGGCAAATGAACACCTCGAGGTCACTGAACTTCTGTTAAAGAGAGATAACCTGTCTCGGATTGGGGATGCACTACTTTTGGCCATAAGCAAAGGCTACATAAGAATTGTGGAGGCCATTTTAGGCCACAAGGCCTTTGCTGACTCCAGAAGGCTCACTGCCAGCCCAAGACAGGCCGCAATGCATGACGATTTCTTTGCGTATGATGAGGACGGGTCACGTTTTTCTCACGACATCACACCAATCATCCTCGCTTCTCACTGCCATGAGTATGAGATTGTACACATTCTCCTTGGGAAAGGTGCTCGTATCGAGCAGCCTCACGACTACTTCTGTACATGTGACGCCTGCAATTATCACCAGAAATATGATTCTTTCAGCCACTCACGCTCTCGTATTAATGCCTACAGAGGCTTGGCTAGTCCAGCCTACCTCTCTCTGTCCAATGAAGACCCTGTGCTGGCTGCCTTAGAACTCAGCAACGAACTCGCCTGTTTGGCCAATATTGAAAAGGAATTTAAG AATGATTACAGGAAACTCTCTATCCAATGCAAAGACTTTGTAGTTGGGCTTTTGGATCTGTGTCGGAACACAGAGGAAGTGGAAGCAATCTTGAATGGGGAGGAGGACGACAGCTGTGAACCGCCCAGTCGACCAAGCCTCACTCGCCTCAATCTTGCGATAAAATACGAACTGAAAAAG TTTGTTGCTCATCCCAATTGTCAGCAGCAGCTCCTCTCAATCTGGTATGAGAATTTGCCTGGATTGAGGCAGCAGACAACCGCTGTCAAGTTGTTGGTGGTGttgggtgtagctgtaggactGCCCATCTTAGCCATGGTGTACTGGTTCGCACCATGCAGTAAG CTGGGAAAGATCATGCGAGGGCCTTTTCTGAAGTTTGTGGCTCATGCCGCGTCTTTCACTATTTTCCTTGGCTTGCTGGTCTTGAATGCATCGGATCGCTTTGATGGGACAAAACTTTTGCCAAATATGACCATCCATGACTATCCAACACAGCTGTTCCGCATGAAAACTACTCCCTTCACATGGATGGAGATGCTCATCATCTTCTGGGTCATAG ggATGATCTGGGCAGAGTGCAAGGAGATCTGGTCTCAGGGTCCAAGGGAGTATCTGCTTGAGCCCTGGAATATGTTGGACTTTGGGATGTTAGCTATTTTTGTAGCCTCCTTTGTTACAAGGATAATGGCTTTCTGGCATGCATATGTAGCTCAGATTTATGTTGACGAACACTTCACAGATATCACAAATGTAACTTTGCCTCTGGAGGTGCAGTACTTCCATCTGG CTCGTATTAACTggctgccatcagatcctcagcTGGTTTCAGAAGGGCTCTATGCCATTGCGGTGGTTTTGAGCTTCTCTCGAATTGCATACATCCTTCCCGCCAATGAGAGCTTTGGCCCGCTACAAATTTCATTGGGACGAACTGTAAAAGACATCTTCAAATTCATGGTCATCTTCATTCTAGTCTTTCTGGCCTTCATGATTGGAATGTTTAACCTGTATTCGTATTATCTGGGTGCTAAACAGAATGATGCATTCACAAC CATTGAGGAAAGCTTCAAAACATTATTTTGGGCCATTTTTGGACTCTCTGAGGTCAAGTCAGTTGTTGTGAACAATGGACACAAGTTCATTGAGAACACAGGCTATGTTCTGTATGGAGTGTACAACGTCACCATGGTCATTGTCTTACTCAACATGCTCATCGCCATGATCAACAGCTCCTTCCAAGAGATTGAG GATGATGCAGATGTGGAGTGGAAGTTTGCCCGTGCCAGGCTCTGGTTCTCCTACTTTGAGGAGGGCAGGACCCTCCCTGTGCCCTTCAACCTGGTGCCCAGCCCAAAGTCTGTGTTAGGCCTGGGCTTGTGCCTGAAGGCACTGCTGCTGAAGATCATCCAAAAGCACAACAACATTACTAAGGGCGAGGCAGAGCTCAATGAG TTGGGAGAAAACAAAGCCAATGGAGAGGCAAGCCGACGATATAAG AAGATCATGAAGCGCCTCATCAAGCGGTACATTATCAAAGCTCAAATGGACAAAGAAAGTGATGAAGTCAATGAAG GTGAGCTGAAGGAAATAAAGCAGGACATTTCCAGCTTGCGTTATGAGCTTCTGGAGGAGAAGTCATACGACATGGAGAACATGGCGGAGCTAATCAGGAAACTTGAGGCAAATCTGTCTGTTTGGACTTATAAGGAATGA